The DNA sequence CGACGTCCACACCCTCGCGTTCAGCCCCGACGGCCGGACGCTGGCCACCGCCGGCTGGGACCACACGGCGCGGCTGTGGGACGTCTCGGCACCCCGCGCGCCGAAGCCGCTGGCCAAGCTCGAAGGGCACACGGACACGGTCTTTTCGATCGCCTTCAGCCCGGACGGCCGGCGGCTCGCCACGGCGAGCGCCGACCGCACGGTCCGGCTGTGGGACGTCGCTCCCGCGCGCCGGCCGGCGGTGCTGACCGGGCACACGGACATCGTGATGGCGGTGTCGTTCAGCGGCGACGGCCGCACCCTCGCCTCCGGCGGCTACGACCGCACGATCCGCCTGTGGGACGTCGGCACGGCGTCGCCGCGCGCCGTCCTGCCCGAAGAACGCGACCGCGTCTACGCGGTGCGGTTCGCCCCGGACGGCCACACGCTCGCCGCGGCCATCGCGGACGGCACGATCCGGGTGCAGGAAACGGATCCCGACCGGGCGGCCGAACGGATCTGCGCGATCGCGGCCCCGCGCGTCACCCCGGACGAATGGACGGCGAGCCTGCCAGGCCTGGACTACCGGCCGCCGTGCCCCTGAGCGGGTTGTTCGGCGTTGTTGTTCGGTAGCCGCTCGCGGACACCGAACAACCCGGATCGACTAGACATGCCCTCGGACGGACGCGTCCCACGAACGTTCGATTGACCGGGGGTCTGAAGGGCTCCTTCAAGGGCACGGGAAGTTGCCTCCCGCCCCTCGAAGGAGCCCTTCAGCGTGCCCGGGCCCGCTCGGGATCAGCCCGCCGGGATCCAGTCGGGGTTCGAGGCCAGCACCGTCAGCTGCTGCGTCGCGCGGGTCAGCGCCACGTACAACACGCGGCGTCCGGTCGTCGACTCCGTCACCAGGTCGATCGGCTCGACCAGGACGACCGCGTCGTACTCCAGGCCCTTGGAATCCAGGCTGCCCACGACCTTCAGCCGCTCGTCCCCCTGGTCCGCCAGCCAGCCCGCGACCTCCGGGACGCGGTCCATCGCCGTGATCACGCCGACCGTGCCCTCGACCGCGCCCAGCAGTTCCTTCACGGCCGCCTGGGTCGCGGACGCCAGGCCGGCCGCCTCGACCGGGCGGACGTCCGGCTCGACGCCCGTCTTGCGGACCGCCACCGGCAGGTCGCCCGCCTCCGCGTGGCCGGCCACCACCTTGGCCGCCAGGTCGAAGATCTCGGCCGAGTTCCGGTAGTTGGTGCGCAGGGTGAACCGCCGCCGGGTCGTCTTGATCCCGAACGCCTGGTCGCGCGCCTGTGCCGCCTCCGCCGGGTCCGGCCAGGAGCTCTGCACCGGGTCACCGACGACCGTCCAGCTCGCGTACTTGCCGCGCCGGCCGACCATCCGCCACTGCATCGGCGAGAGGTCCTGCGATTCGTCGACGACCACGTGCGAGTACTCGTCGTAGTGCTCGGGCCGGGTGGTGCCGCCTCCGCCGCGCTCGACCTCGCCCTCGATCACCTGACGGCGCTTGCGCTTCGGCGGCGGCCCGATCAGCACGCGCAGCTCGTCGAGCAGCGCGACGTCCGCGATCGACCAGCCCCGCGAGCGGTCCGCGAGGTCCGCGGCCAGCCGCGAGATCTCCTGGCGGTTCAGCACGCCCTTGGACGCCGCCGCGAGCCGCTTCTCCTCGCCCAGCCACTTCAGGATCTGCGCCGGGTACAGCACCGGCCACCACACGACCAGGAACCGGTGGAACTCGATCCGCTCACCCAGATCGGTGATCAGGTCGGCCCGCTCGAACGGCTTGCCGTCGGCCTTCGCGTACCCCTCGGCCTTCGTCGCCAGCGCGTCCAGCAGCAGCTCCGCCGCCCGCAGCCGCGACCGGTTCGGCGGCGCGCCCTGCGTGTGGGCCTTGCGGCGCACCTTCTCCAGCTCGCGCGCGTCCAGCTTGAGGACCTCGCCGCGGTAGACGATCCGCATCTCCTCCGGCGCGTCCGGCGGGGTGTCGCGCAGCGCGCGCAGCAGCACCTTCCGGATCCGCAGCGAACCCTTGATCGCGGCCAGCGGCGCCGCGTCCTGCCGCGTCGCGTCGAGGCCGTCGAGGACCTCGCCGAGCGCGCGCAGCTCCACGTTCGTCTCCCCCATCGAGGGCAGGACGCGCGAGATGTAGCTGGTGAACACCCCCGAGGGCCCGATCACGAGCACGCCGGCCCCGCCGAGCTGACGCCGGTGGCGGTAGAGCAGGTAGGCGGCGCGGTGCAGGGCGACGGCGGTCTTGCCGGTGCCCGGCCCGCCGGTGATCTCCGTGACACCGCGCCACGGCGCCCGGATGACCTCGTCCTGCTCCTTCTGGATGGTCGCGACGATGTCGCGCATCTTCTCGCCGCGCGAACGCCCCAGCGCGGCCATCAGCGCGCCTTCGCCGACGATCTGCATGTCCTCGGGCACGGCGTCGGCCATCAGCACGTCGTCGTCGACGTCGAGCACGTTCTGCCCGGAGCAGCGGATCACCCGCCGCCGCACGACGTCCATCGGCTCTTCGGCGGTGGCCTGGTAGAACGCCGCCGCGGCCGGGGCGCGCCAGTCCGTGACGAGGTTGTCGAACTCCGCGTCGCGGATGCCGAGCCGGCCGACGTAGACGCGTTCGTCGTCTTCGCGCAGGTCGAGCCGGCCGAAGACCAGGCCCTCGTACTCGGCGTCGAGCGACTGCAGCGTCTGGTTGGCGTGGTACACCATCATGTCGCGCTCGAACAGCATCGACGCCTGCTCGAAGATCGCCTCGCGCTGCGCGCCCTGGCCGATCTCGTAGCCCTTGGTGCGCATCGCCTCGGCCTGGGTGCGCAGTTCGTCCAGACGGGTGTACACGCGATCGACGTGGGCTTGTTCGATGGCGATCTCGGCCCGTCTGACCCGAGGTTCCGACACGCATGGCTCCTTGACAGCTCTGGATCGCCTCCGAGGGCGAAGAACGACTCTACGCGTTGCGCCCGGCGGGTTCACCCGTGTCCCGGCCATGAGTGCTCCGGGTCCTCCCCGCACAATCGGGGGGTGACCAGGATCGTGGCCGGGACGGCGGGCGGGCGGCGGCTGAAGGTGCCCCCGAAGGGCACCCGGCCGACGTCGGAACGCGTGCGGGAAGCCCTGTTCAACGCCCTCGGGACGGCCGGCGAGCTGGACGGCGCGCACGTGCTCGACCTCTACGCGGGCTCCGGCGCGCTCGGCCTCGAAGCCCTCTCCCGCGGCGCCGCCGACGCGCTGTTCGTCGAATCCGACCGGCGTGCCGTGGAGGTGCTGCGCGACAACGTCTCGGCGCTGGGCCTCGGCGGCACCGTCCGGGCCGCCCCGGTCGAGGCGGTGGTCGCCGCGCCCGCGCCGCGGTCGTACGACCTGGTGCTCGCCGACCCGCCCTACATCGTGGACGCGGGCGCGCTGCGGAAGGTGCTGGCGGCGCTGGCCTCGAGCGGCTGGCTGGGTTCGTCCGCGCTGGTGGTGGTCGAACGCGCCGCGCGTGACGGCGCGCCCGGGTGGCCTCCCGGCTTCGAGCCGACCCGCGCGAAGAAGTACGGCGACACGGCGGTCCACTGGGCCGAGTACACCGCCGGTGTGTGACGCATCCGGCAAGGAGCGCGCGGGGGAGCGCCGGGCACGGTAGCGTCCGCGCCATGCGGCGTGCGGTCTGTCCCGGTTCCTACGATCCGGCCACCAACGGGCACCTCGACATCATCGAGCGGGCGAGCCGGCTGTTCGACGAGGTCGTCGTCGCGGTGGGGGTCAACAAGAGCAAGAAGGGCCTCTTCGAGCTCGAAGAACGCCTGGAGATGCTGCGCGAGATCACCGCGAAGCTGCCGAACGTGCGGATCGACTCGTGGGAAGGCCTGCTGGTCGACTACTGCCGCGACAACGACATCGCGGCGATCGCCAAGGGCCTGCGCTCGGTCAGCGACTTCGACTACGAGCTGCAGATGGCCCAGATGAACCGCGAGCTCACCGGCGTCGAGACGCTGCTGATGGCGAACAACCCGGCGTACGGGTTCGTGTCGAGCTCGCTGGTCAAGGAGGTCGCGGCCCTGGGCGGCGACGTCGAGAACCTGGTCCCGGCGATCGTCTACGAGCGCCTCGCGGCGAAGTTCCCCAAGCTCGGCCGCTGAGCACCCTCCACAAGCGACCCCCGCGCGCCCGGTTCCCGTCGATCGGCCCCCTACGAACGTCGGGACTTCGCGCCGGGAGCGGCGGAGTTCACGTTCCCGTCTTCTGACGATCACTCGATCGAGTTACGGTCCGAAAATGACCAACTACCGATCTCGCCTGGTCGCGGTTGTCTTCGCGCTCCTGGCCACACTGTCCATGGGGGTCACCGCCGCCGAGGCGGTCACCGGTGTACCGGCCGTCGCGGCGCAGAACCAGTGCGGCGACCTCGCCGGGTTCACGCACAAGGCGCTCTCGTCGCTGCCCGCCGAGGCCACGACGACGTACAACCTCATCCAGAAGGGCGGGCCGTTCCCCTACCCGCAGAACGACGGCGTCGTCTTCGACAACCGGGAGGGCATCCTGCCGTCCTGCGCGACGAGCTACTACCACGAGTACACCGTGCCGACCCCGGGCGCGAGCAACCGCGGCACGCGCCGCATCGTGACCGGCGGCGCCGGCGAGTACTTCTACACCGGCGACCACTACGCCACCTTCCAGGTCATCGACATCGGCGGTGGCGGCACGCCGACGCAGCAGTGCGGCGACCTGTCCGGCCTGGCGAAGATCGGCTACTCCCGGCTCTCGGCGGCCGCGAAGACCGTGGTGGACAACGTCCGCGGCGGCGCGTCCACCGGCACGACCTACGAGAACCGCGAAGGCGTGCTCCCGGCCTGCGCGTCCGGCTACTACCAGCTCTTCAGCGTCGGCACGAACGACCGCGTGATCTCGGGCAAGGCCGGCGAGCTGGCCTACACCCCCGACCACTACGTCACCTTCAAGGCGATCGACCTGAATTCCTGACCCCCGTGCAACGCGCCGTGCCCCCTCGTCCGTGAGGTACACCGGAACACGGACGAGGGAGGCACGGATGCGTGCTGGGGACGACGCGGACTTCCGGGAGTTCGCCCGGGCGCGGGCACTGACGCTGCGGCGCACGGCCTACCTGCTCTGCGGTGACTGGCACCTGGCCGAGGACCTGGTCCAGAACGCACTCCTGAAGCTCCACCGGGTCTGGCCGAGGATCACCCGCCGCGGGCCCGTCGACAACTACGCCCGGCGGGTCCTGCTGCGCTGCTGGCTCGACGAGCAGCGGCGGCCGTGGCGCCGCCGGGAACGCCGCGACGGCGTCGTGCCGGACCTGCCTTCCTTCACCCTCGAGACCGGCATCTCGGATCCCCTCCTGCGCGCCCTCGCCGAAGTTCCGCCTAAGCAGCGCGCCGCCGTCGTGCTCCGCTACTGCGCCGACCTGCCGGTCGCGGAGGTCGCGGCGGTGCTGCGCTGCTCGGAAGGAACCGTCCGGAGCCAGGCCTCGCGCGGGCTCGAAACCCTGCGCGGTGTGCTCGAGCACACCGCGGAGAGGAGCGCGTGATGACCGACATCGAGACCCGCCTGCGCGAGGTGGCCCTCGTGGAGCCGCCGCTCGGGTTCGACCCGGACGAGGTGGCCGACCGCGCGGCGAAGCAGACCCGGCGGCGGACCGCGGGCATCGCCGGGACGCTGGCCGCAGGCGCGGTCGTCGCGGCCGTGGCGGTGTTCGTCCCGGCGGCGCCGGCCCCGGTGCCCCCGGCCGGGCCGCCTACGCCGCCTTCGCTCGCCGAGCAGGCGCGGGTCCGCCAGGGGCTGACCGACGCCGTCACGCGGCTGTTCCCCGGCCTGCGGAGCCTGAGCGTGGGCGCGTCGACCGCCGACTCCGTCGGCCCGGACCGGATGAGCGCGACGGCCACCTTCGTCGACGCCGCCGGGCGCCCGGGCACCTTCCAGCTCACCGTCCGCGGCGACCGGGCGGCGCCGGACGTCACGCCGCTCGGCCAGGCCTGCGCGAGGAGGCCGTGCGACAAGATGCCGGACGGTGCGCTCCTGGCGATCTCCGGGTTCGACGGCGCAGGTGAGCTGCCTGGCTTCAACGGAGTCCTGGCCCGCCCGGACGGCTCGGTGGTGACGGTCACCGACGCCGGCGACAGCGCCCCCGGCGTCACCGACTCGGTCCAGCTGACCCGCGAGCAGCTCACGGAGGTGATCACCGATCCGGCGTTCACCCTGTCGTGAAGCGCGGACACGCCCGGCGCCGTGCGCCTTCACCGCTTCGGCGCCGGATGAGGGCAGACTGGTCTCAGCGACAGGGGATTGGAGTTGCCGTGTACCGGGTTTTCGAGGCGCTCGACGAGCTCGTCACCATCGTCGAGGAGGCGCGCGGCGTCCCGATGACGTCCAGCTGCGTGGTGCCCCGCGGCGACGTCCTCGAACTCCTCGACGACGTCCGCGACGCACTGCCGGCGGAGGTCGACGACGCCCAGGACGTACTGGACAAGCGCGACGACCTGATCCACGCCGCCCGCAAGGAGGCCGGTGAAACGGTCGCGGGCGCGAACTCCGAAGCCGAGCGCGCGATCGCCGAGGCCACCGACGAGGCCGAGCGCATCCTGGCCGACGCCCGGGCCCGCGCCGAGCAGATGCTCGCCGACGCCCACGACCAGGCCGACCGCACGGTCGCGGCGGGCCAGGCCGAGTACCAGAACCTCACCGACCGCTCCCGCGGCGAGTCGGAGCGGATGATCCAGGCCGGCCGCGACGCCTACGACCGCGCCATCGAAGACGGCCGCGCCGAGCAGTCCCGGCTGGTCGCGCAGACGGAGGTCGTCCAGGCGGCCCACGCCGAATCGGCCCGCATCGTCGACGAAGCCCATGCGGAAGCGGACCGCCAGCGCGGCGACTGCGACGCGTACGTCGACGGCAAGCTGGCGGAGTTCTCGGAGCTGCTGGCGACGACGCTGCGCACGGTCGACTCGGGCCGCAACCACCTGCGCTCCCCGGCGAACCTGCCGAACAGCGGCGGCCGCCCGACGCTCTACGACTATCAGGTGTGACCAGCCTCTCAGCGGCTGCGTGACGTGCGTGGGTGCCAGCTCGAAAGGGGTGGCACCCCGTGCGTACTCTGGACGGGATGTCCGAGAACAAGACCCCCCAGCTCGACGACCGCAGCCCGTGGGTGATCGACACCCGTGAGCTTGGCCGTCACGCCGGCCTCAGCCGCGCTCTTCAGCGCACTGTGCCGGCGGAGACGCCGCTTGGCGTCCCCGACGTCATCACCATCGACGCCGGTTCCGAACTCAAGCTCGACCTGCTCCTCGAATCCGTCGTCGAGGGCGTGTGGGTGAGCGGCACGGTCACGGCGACCGCGAAGGGCAACTGCGCGCGCTGCCTCGACCCGCTGATCGAGGAGGTCGAGGTCGAGGTCCAGGAGCTGTTCGCCTACCCGGGGTCGGCCACCGAGGAGACCACCGACGAGGACGAGATCCCGCGGCTGATCGACGACCGGATCGACCTCGAGCCGACCGTCCGCGACGCCGTCGTCCTGGCCCTGCCCCTGGCGCCGTTGTGCACCGAGGACTGCGCCGGGCTCTGCATCGACTGCGGCGTCAAGTGGGCCGATCTCGAGCCCGGACACGGGCATGAGAAGATAGACCCTCGGTGGGCCGCACTGGTCGAGCGCTTCGACGAGAATGCGGGCGAAAAGCCTGCGCAGGACCCCGCTGAGCAAGAGCAAGCCTGACGAGTGTCCAGCTCGTCGGTGAGGAAAGTTCGCTCGCACCGCGAGCAGACCGTCTTAAGGAGATCTACTCGTGGCCGTCCCGAAGCGGAAGATGTCGCGATCCAACACGCGCGCCCGCCGCAGCCAGTGGAAGGCGGCTCCGGTTCAGCTGGTGCCCTGCTCCAACCGCGCCTGCAAGCAGCCGAAGCTCCAGCACATCGCGTGCCCGTCGTGCGGCCAGCACAACGGCCGCCAGGTCGTCGAGCCCGCCTGATCGGGTAGCCGATATGGGGGGCAAGACGCCCGGGGGACCACCAGCCGACACGGCGCCGTTGCTCGAGGCGCTCGGGGTCACACTCGGCCCCGAGCTGCTCGGCTTGTCGCTGACCCACCGTTCGTACGCGTACGAAAACGGGGGCCTGCCGCCGAACGAGCGGCTGGAGTTCCTCGGTGACGCCGTGCTCGGCCTGGTCGTCACCGATCACCTGTACACCACTCACCCCGACCTGCCCGAAGGGCAGCTCGCGAAGCTCCGAGCCAGCGTCGTCAACATGCACGCGCTGGCCCGGGTCGCCCGTGGGCTCGGCGAGGGCGGTCTCGGGGCACACCTGTTGCTGGGCAAGGGCGAAGAGCTCACCGGCGGCCGGGACAAGGCGAGCATCCTCGCCGACGGCTTGGAAGCGGTCATCGGTGCCGTCTACCTCGCCCACGGCATCGAGATCGCCCGCAAGCTCGTGCACCACCTCTTCGACGGGCTGCTCGCCGAAGCCCCGCTGCGCGGTGCCGGTCTCGACTGGAAGACCAGCCTGCAGGAGCTGACGGCGTCGGCCGGTCTCGGCGTGCCCGAGTACCGCGTCGAGGACACGGGCCCGGACCACCGCAAGGAGTTCGCGGCCACCGTCCTCATCGGCGGCCGTCCTCTCGGCACGGGTTCGGGTTCGACGAAGAAGGAAGCCGAGCAGAAGGCCGCCGAGACGGCTTGGCGTTCGCTGTCCGCCGAACTCGAGGCGGAGAAGCAGCCGGCCGAAAAGCCGGACGAGGACGCCTGAACCTCGTGTCCTGAGCTTCGGGACTGATCCGCTTGTATCCCAGCGGCGTCGTGGCCATCCGCCACGAACCGCTGGGAGACAGGCGGATTCGTCGTCGTTTCCGGGGTTCCTTCCCGGCCGGCACCGGCTTCCGGCCCGCATCGCTCGCGCGCCGGCTTCCCCCAGGGCACCCTCGAAGAAGTGTCGTACCTGCGGGGCACAATGTGCTCATGCCCGAACTTCCCGAGGTCGAAGTCGTCCGCGTGGGTCTGCAGGCGCACGTCGCCGGCCGGACCATCCGCGAGGCCGAGGTCCTGCACCCGCGGGCGATCCGGCGGCACGTGCTGGGTGCGGACGATTTCACCAACCGGCTCATCGGTGCCCGCGTCGAAGCCGCGCGGCGGCGGGGCAAGTACCTGTGGCTCGAGCTGTCCGACAAGGAAGCCGTCGTCGCGCACCTCGGGATGAGCGGGCAGATGCTCGTCCAGCCCGAAAGCGCGCCGGACGAGAAACACCTGCGAGTCCGGCTGCGCTTCGACGACGACGGGCCGGAGCTCCGTTTCGTCGACCAGCGCACGTTCGGCGGCCTGGTGCTGGACGACCTGACCGACATCGGCGAGCGCGTGCTGCTGCCGGGCTCGATCGCCCACATCGCGCGCGACCCGATGGACCCGGCGTTCGACCTCGACACGGCCGTCAAGGCCCTGCGTTCCCGCCGCACCGAGATCAAGCGCGCCCTGCTCGACCAGACCCTGGTCTCGGGCATCGGCAACATCTACGCCGACGAAGCGTTGTGGCGCGCGAAGCTGCACTGGGCGCGGCCGACGGAGAAGCTCACCCTGGCGAAGTGCCGCGAGCTGCTGGCGGCGGCGTCGGACGTGATGAACGCGGCCCTGGGCCAGGGCGGCACGTCGTTCGACGCGCTGTACGTGAACGTCAACGGGCAGTCGGGCTACTTCGACCGTTCGCTCGACGCGTACGGCCAGGAGGGCCTGCCGTGCCACCGGTGCGGCTCGCCGATCCGGCGGGAACCGTTCATGAACCGCTCGTCGTTCACGTGCCCGCGGTGCCAGCCCCGGCCGAGGGTGAACTCGCGTTGATAAAAGCTGTTCACCTTTCAGCTAGGATGAATACGCCTGGTAGCTGAGGGAGTGCAACGTGGTCAAGGAGCCCGGCAAGTCGACGCTGGCCGACAAGGTCGACCAGCTGTTCCACGTGGTCCGCAGGCCCGATCGGGAGCCGTACAGCAACGAGGAGGTCGCCACGGCCTGCCGCGAGGCGACCGGCGAGAGCTTCTCGACGACCTACCTGTGGCAACTGCGCACGGGCCGGCGCACCAACCCGACCAAGCGCCACCTGGAAGCCCTCGCCCAGTTCTTCGGCGTCCCCCCGGCATATTTCTTCGACGACGAGCAGAGCCGCAAGATCGCCGACGAGCTGGCCCTGCTGGGAGCCCTGCGCGACGCGGGCGTCCGCGACCTGGCCCTGCGAGCGGTGACCCTGTCCGCCGACGGCCTCGACACGATCAGCGACATGATCGACGCGATCGCCCGCAGAGAAGCGAGCCGCGGCCCCAAGAAGGAGAACTGACGCGGCGGCAAGCTCGCCGCACGAGCTTCGGGGATCGTGAGAAGGCCGGAGCTGCCGGCCGCTGATCGGACCGCGGGGCCGCTCCAGGTCGCGATGGGCGAGAGTCGACGCAGCGGCACTCGGGCTGTCGTGGGCAGATTCCAGGCCCGCGACAGACATGCGTTGACTGTCCGCGCAGTGGGGGATACGGCACGTGTCGCGATGGCCAGAGCTGACGCGGCGGAACTCGGGCCGCGCCGGGCCATTCGAGCCCGCAAGGAGCGGACACCGACACATCAGCAGAGGTGAACGACCACGCAGGTACCGTGATGAGCCGACCGGAGCCGTCGGCACCGGGGTTGTGCGGGCACACTTCGGGCTTTGCGGTGAGGTCAGAACTGACGTGGTGGCCCCGGCGCGCCCGTTGTCGCGGTAGGTTCGCGGGGTCGGCATGGCGGTGCGGACGAAAACCGGATTTCCCGAAGCGGGCCCGCGTCATCGCCTGCCGGACCGATCCGGCCGTGGCGGCATGATGGCGAGGAGAGCTGACGTGGCGAAACGACCGTCCCTGCGGCTCTCCGGGCGGCGGCCGGGCCGCGCGTTGTGGCGGCGGGCACGTGAGGTCGCCGATGCCGTGAGCCTGCCGGAGCCGTTCGACGCCGAGGCGTTCGTCGACGGGCTGGCCGCCGGGCGCGGGCGGCCGATCGAGCTGATGCCCGTCAGCGCACCCGAAGGCGCGCCGTGCGGGCTGCTGATGAGCACCGAACGCGCCGACTACATCCTCTACCCGACCAACACGACCGCCCTGCACCGGCGGCACATCCTGCTGCACGAGGTCGGGCACCTGCTGTGCGGGCACACGGGGTCCGGCGCCGGCGCCGACGGCGCGGCCATCGACGCCGCCGCGGGGCGGCAGCTGATGCCGAACCTCTCGCCCGAGCTGGTCCGGCGGGTCCTCGGCCGCACCACCTACACCGAGGTCGAGGAGCGCGAGGCCGAACTGGTCGCGAGCCTGCTCGCCCAGCGCGTCGTGCGGCCGGAAGAGCCGCGCGAACCGGCGGCCGACGTCCCGGACGGCGTCCGGCGCTTCGACACGCTGTTCGGCGGCCGGCCCCGGCGTCGCGCACCGTGATCGAGACCCTGGCCTATCACCTATGCGTGGTGGCGTTCGCCGGGTTCGGGTACAAGCTCATCGAGGCGCGCCGCAGCCAGCCGGTGCGCACCATGTGGTTCCTCGCCGGGTTCGGCATCTGCATCGCCACCGGCATCGTCGTGCTGACCCCGGCGATGGAGGCCCTGGTCGGCCAAGGTCCGGTGTTCGACTGGATCGCGCCCCTGGCGGGTGACGAGCTGAAGCTCGGCGCGTTCGGCTTCGCGGTCGCGTTCAGCCAGTCGGTGTGGCGCGGCGAAGGTGCCCGGCTCGCCCCGCACGCGTTGTTCACGGGCACGGCGATGGCGCTGCTCGCCGCGTGTTATGCCCTGTCCGGGCCGAAACGCATCGGCGACGACACGGTTGTGTCGGAGAGGGGATTGCCGTTCGCGCTGGGCAACCAGGCCGTGTTCCTGGTCTACGGCCTGACCAGCCTCGCCCTGCTGATCACGGTGTTCGTCCGCAGCGCGCGGCACGCCGAGCCGGGCCCGCTGCGCGCCGGCCTCTGGCTGCTGGTGATCGGGGTCGGCGCCGCGTTCGCGTGGACGCTCTGGGACATCGACGACGTCCGCCTGCTCGCGCAGACGTCCCGGATCGGCGCCCGCGAAGACGTACCGTCCTCGGTGCTCGGAGCGGCGACCGTCTGTTTCCTCACGGCGGGGGCGACGCTGAGCGCGTGGTCACCGTCGGTGTCATCGGTCCTCGGCCGGGTGCGCGCGTACCGGGCGTACCGCCGCATCGAGCCACTGTGGACGGCGTTGCACGCGGCGGTCCCGGGCATCGCGCTCAACCCGGGCCACGAGCTGACGGGCGGCCCCGAATTCGCGCTGTACCGGCGAGTGATCGAAATCCGCGACGGCCACCTGGCGTTGCGCGCCCACTTCGACCCGGAGCTCCCGGCCCGCGCGGAGGAGGAAGCCCGGCGCGCGGGAGTCCCCGAAGCCGACCTCGCGGCAACGGTCGAGGCGGTCACCCTGGCCGCCGCGATCGAGGCCGAGCGCGCAGGCCGCAGATTCGCCCCGGCCGACGAGGACCCGGAACACAGCGCCGACGCGGACGCCGACGTCGTGGCCGAGGCGGCCTGGCTGGTCCGGGTGAGCCGCGCCTGGCGCCGCGGCGCGCTCCTGAACCAAGTCCGGACCGCGGCGCTCAGCTGACCCGCCCGCCGTCGCCGACTCCGGTCACAACTGCGGGCTCTGCTGAACGAGATTCGGACCGTGTCGCGCAGCTGTTCCGTGGCGCGCCGGTGCTGGCTTCGGTACCAGCTGCGCGCCGCTGAACGAGCCCACGCCCGCGGTGATCGGCTCACCGCCACCGCCACCGCCACCGCTGTCGCAGGTTTGGTGTCAGCTGCGGGGCGCTGCTGAACGAGGTTCGGCCCACGGTATTCAGCTGACCCACCTCGCGCGGCGCTGGTTTCGGTGCTAGCAGCGCGCTGCCGAACGAGGTTCAGACGACTGCCTTCAACCGGCCCCGCTGCCCGCCCGCGCCGACTCCAGTCCCAGCGGCGCCGCGCTGCTGAACTGGTCGAGGTTCAGGCCGCGGCGCTCGGCTGCTCCACCGTCCGTCGGCTTCGGTCCTGGCTGCGCTGCGCTGTTGCAGGAGGTTCAGGCCGCGGCGCGGCTGCTCTATCGCTCGTCGGCTTCGGTTCTGGCTGCGCAGTGCTGCTGAACGCGGTTCGGACCGCAGCGCTGAGTGGACCCACCGCCCGCCGGCTTCGGTTCTGGCTGCGCAGTGCTGCTGAACGGGGTTCGGACCGCAGCGCTGAGTGGACCCACGGCCCGTCGGCTTCGGTTCTGGCTGCGTTGCGCTGCTGGATGAGGTTCGGACCGCAGCACTGGGTCGTCCCACCGCCCGGCG is a window from the Amycolatopsis sp. NBC_00355 genome containing:
- a CDS encoding HelD family protein → MSEPRVRRAEIAIEQAHVDRVYTRLDELRTQAEAMRTKGYEIGQGAQREAIFEQASMLFERDMMVYHANQTLQSLDAEYEGLVFGRLDLREDDERVYVGRLGIRDAEFDNLVTDWRAPAAAAFYQATAEEPMDVVRRRVIRCSGQNVLDVDDDVLMADAVPEDMQIVGEGALMAALGRSRGEKMRDIVATIQKEQDEVIRAPWRGVTEITGGPGTGKTAVALHRAAYLLYRHRRQLGGAGVLVIGPSGVFTSYISRVLPSMGETNVELRALGEVLDGLDATRQDAAPLAAIKGSLRIRKVLLRALRDTPPDAPEEMRIVYRGEVLKLDARELEKVRRKAHTQGAPPNRSRLRAAELLLDALATKAEGYAKADGKPFERADLITDLGERIEFHRFLVVWWPVLYPAQILKWLGEEKRLAAASKGVLNRQEISRLAADLADRSRGWSIADVALLDELRVLIGPPPKRKRRQVIEGEVERGGGGTTRPEHYDEYSHVVVDESQDLSPMQWRMVGRRGKYASWTVVGDPVQSSWPDPAEAAQARDQAFGIKTTRRRFTLRTNYRNSAEIFDLAAKVVAGHAEAGDLPVAVRKTGVEPDVRPVEAAGLASATQAAVKELLGAVEGTVGVITAMDRVPEVAGWLADQGDERLKVVGSLDSKGLEYDAVVLVEPIDLVTESTTGRRVLYVALTRATQQLTVLASNPDWIPAG
- the rsmD gene encoding 16S rRNA (guanine(966)-N(2))-methyltransferase RsmD, whose product is MTRIVAGTAGGRRLKVPPKGTRPTSERVREALFNALGTAGELDGAHVLDLYAGSGALGLEALSRGAADALFVESDRRAVEVLRDNVSALGLGGTVRAAPVEAVVAAPAPRSYDLVLADPPYIVDAGALRKVLAALASSGWLGSSALVVVERAARDGAPGWPPGFEPTRAKKYGDTAVHWAEYTAGV
- the coaD gene encoding pantetheine-phosphate adenylyltransferase; this encodes MRRAVCPGSYDPATNGHLDIIERASRLFDEVVVAVGVNKSKKGLFELEERLEMLREITAKLPNVRIDSWEGLLVDYCRDNDIAAIAKGLRSVSDFDYELQMAQMNRELTGVETLLMANNPAYGFVSSSLVKEVAALGGDVENLVPAIVYERLAAKFPKLGR
- a CDS encoding ribonuclease domain-containing protein — translated: MTNYRSRLVAVVFALLATLSMGVTAAEAVTGVPAVAAQNQCGDLAGFTHKALSSLPAEATTTYNLIQKGGPFPYPQNDGVVFDNREGILPSCATSYYHEYTVPTPGASNRGTRRIVTGGAGEYFYTGDHYATFQVIDIGGGGTPTQQCGDLSGLAKIGYSRLSAAAKTVVDNVRGGASTGTTYENREGVLPACASGYYQLFSVGTNDRVISGKAGELAYTPDHYVTFKAIDLNS
- a CDS encoding SigE family RNA polymerase sigma factor, whose amino-acid sequence is MRAGDDADFREFARARALTLRRTAYLLCGDWHLAEDLVQNALLKLHRVWPRITRRGPVDNYARRVLLRCWLDEQRRPWRRRERRDGVVPDLPSFTLETGISDPLLRALAEVPPKQRAAVVLRYCADLPVAEVAAVLRCSEGTVRSQASRGLETLRGVLEHTAERSA
- a CDS encoding DivIVA domain-containing protein, coding for MYRVFEALDELVTIVEEARGVPMTSSCVVPRGDVLELLDDVRDALPAEVDDAQDVLDKRDDLIHAARKEAGETVAGANSEAERAIAEATDEAERILADARARAEQMLADAHDQADRTVAAGQAEYQNLTDRSRGESERMIQAGRDAYDRAIEDGRAEQSRLVAQTEVVQAAHAESARIVDEAHAEADRQRGDCDAYVDGKLAEFSELLATTLRTVDSGRNHLRSPANLPNSGGRPTLYDYQV
- a CDS encoding YceD family protein yields the protein MSENKTPQLDDRSPWVIDTRELGRHAGLSRALQRTVPAETPLGVPDVITIDAGSELKLDLLLESVVEGVWVSGTVTATAKGNCARCLDPLIEEVEVEVQELFAYPGSATEETTDEDEIPRLIDDRIDLEPTVRDAVVLALPLAPLCTEDCAGLCIDCGVKWADLEPGHGHEKIDPRWAALVERFDENAGEKPAQDPAEQEQA
- the rpmF gene encoding 50S ribosomal protein L32 codes for the protein MAVPKRKMSRSNTRARRSQWKAAPVQLVPCSNRACKQPKLQHIACPSCGQHNGRQVVEPA
- the rnc gene encoding ribonuclease III; the encoded protein is MGGKTPGGPPADTAPLLEALGVTLGPELLGLSLTHRSYAYENGGLPPNERLEFLGDAVLGLVVTDHLYTTHPDLPEGQLAKLRASVVNMHALARVARGLGEGGLGAHLLLGKGEELTGGRDKASILADGLEAVIGAVYLAHGIEIARKLVHHLFDGLLAEAPLRGAGLDWKTSLQELTASAGLGVPEYRVEDTGPDHRKEFAATVLIGGRPLGTGSGSTKKEAEQKAAETAWRSLSAELEAEKQPAEKPDEDA